In a single window of the Kiloniellales bacterium genome:
- a CDS encoding D-alanyl-D-alanine carboxypeptidase family protein, protein MPRLTAAAIGLAALLCVSFGARAEFQTLAREAILVDMSTNTVLFEKDADLPMPPASMSKIMTSYMVFEKLREGSLSLDDTFTVSEKAWRKGGSKMFVEVGKQIRVEDLLRGVIVQSGNDASIVLAEGLSGSEEAFAEAMTDKAREIGLTNSSFANATGWPDERQRMSARDLAILAQLIIEQYPEYYAYYSEKEFTWNDIRQGNRNPLLYRNTGADGLKTGHTEEAGYGLTASAERNGRRLILVATGLGSMKERGRETERILNWGFREFNNYTLFKAGESVEAADVWLGDAMNVPLTSPEDIVITLPRKARKDMVVTAIYEQPVPAPIQEGDQIGTLRVTAPEMAPREFPLYAGHSVEQLGPFGRIVSALMYFVTGAP, encoded by the coding sequence ATGCCAAGACTTACTGCCGCAGCGATCGGTCTCGCGGCCCTGTTGTGCGTTTCCTTCGGCGCCAGGGCCGAGTTCCAGACCCTGGCGCGAGAGGCCATCCTGGTCGACATGAGCACCAATACGGTGCTCTTCGAGAAGGATGCTGACCTGCCCATGCCGCCGGCCTCGATGAGCAAGATCATGACCTCCTACATGGTCTTCGAGAAGCTGCGCGAGGGCAGCCTTTCCCTGGACGACACCTTCACGGTGTCAGAGAAGGCCTGGCGCAAGGGCGGCTCCAAGATGTTCGTCGAGGTCGGCAAGCAGATCAGGGTCGAGGACCTGCTGCGCGGCGTGATCGTGCAGTCCGGCAACGACGCCTCCATCGTCCTGGCAGAAGGCCTGTCCGGCTCGGAGGAGGCCTTCGCCGAGGCCATGACCGACAAGGCGCGGGAGATCGGCCTGACCAACTCCAGCTTCGCGAACGCCACCGGCTGGCCCGACGAGCGCCAACGGATGTCGGCGCGCGACCTGGCGATCCTGGCGCAGCTGATCATCGAGCAATACCCGGAGTACTATGCCTATTACTCCGAGAAGGAATTCACCTGGAACGACATCCGCCAGGGCAATCGCAACCCGCTGCTCTACCGCAACACTGGGGCCGATGGCCTGAAGACCGGACACACCGAGGAGGCCGGCTATGGCCTCACGGCCTCGGCCGAGCGCAACGGCCGGCGCCTGATCCTGGTCGCGACCGGCTTGGGCAGCATGAAGGAGCGGGGCCGGGAGACCGAACGGATCCTCAACTGGGGCTTCCGCGAGTTCAACAACTACACTTTGTTCAAGGCCGGCGAGAGCGTCGAGGCCGCGGACGTCTGGCTGGGCGACGCCATGAACGTACCGCTGACCTCGCCCGAGGACATCGTGATCACCCTGCCGCGCAAGGCCCGAAAGGACATGGTCGTGACCGCGATCTACGAGCAGCCGGTGCCGGCGCCGATCCAGGAAGGCGACCAGATCGGGACCCTGAGGGTGACCGCCCCGGAAATGGCGCCGCGCGAGTTCCCGCTCTATGCCGGGCATTCGGTCGAGCAGCTCGGGCCGTTTGGGCGGATCGTCTCGGCCCTGATGTACTTCGTGACCGGCGCGCCCTGA
- a CDS encoding DNA polymerase III subunit delta' gives MTAAEPATIGPPLPRANPLLLGQDAAEARLLEAFHSGRLPHGWLISGPRGVGKATLAYRFARFVLGQGQGRAAQEPGLFGADPGDPPGSLAVPEDGEAFRLIASASHPDLRVLERGQDESGKPQQSISVDRVRAALGFVHLTPALGGWRLILVDAADDLNRNAANALLKALEEPPKNTLLLLLAHAPGRLLPTIRSRCCHLVLPPLPDAEVTQLLGRYAPELPAQEAAGLVQLAEGSIGRALDLASQGGLGLYAELVALLAELPRTDFAKLKALAERLGRDRSGAAFRTASDLLLWWLARLARAAAQGRQPEEIVAGEGALLGRLLAQGNLAQAASLWEKLHRLFGRAEAVNLDRRQVFMAAFQELEALAA, from the coding sequence ATGACCGCTGCTGAGCCGGCGACGATCGGACCGCCGCTGCCGCGTGCCAACCCGCTGTTGCTGGGCCAGGACGCCGCCGAGGCGCGGCTGCTCGAGGCTTTCCATTCCGGTCGGCTCCCGCACGGCTGGCTGATCAGCGGGCCGCGCGGGGTCGGCAAGGCGACCCTGGCCTATCGCTTCGCGCGCTTCGTCCTGGGACAAGGGCAGGGTCGCGCGGCCCAGGAGCCGGGCCTCTTTGGCGCCGATCCTGGCGATCCCCCCGGTAGCCTGGCGGTGCCGGAGGACGGCGAGGCCTTCCGCCTGATCGCCTCGGCCAGCCATCCCGACCTAAGGGTCCTGGAGCGGGGCCAGGACGAGAGCGGCAAGCCGCAGCAGTCGATCAGCGTCGACAGGGTCCGCGCCGCCCTTGGCTTCGTCCACCTGACCCCGGCCTTGGGCGGCTGGCGCCTCATCTTGGTCGACGCCGCCGACGACTTGAACCGCAACGCCGCCAACGCCCTCCTGAAGGCCCTGGAGGAGCCGCCGAAGAACACCCTGCTGCTGCTGCTGGCCCATGCCCCAGGGCGCCTGCTGCCGACCATCCGCTCGCGCTGCTGCCACCTGGTGCTGCCGCCCTTGCCAGACGCCGAGGTGACGCAGCTCCTGGGCCGCTACGCGCCGGAGCTGCCGGCCCAGGAAGCCGCCGGCCTGGTCCAGCTGGCCGAGGGCAGCATCGGCCGGGCCCTGGACCTGGCTTCGCAGGGCGGGCTCGGGCTCTATGCCGAGCTGGTCGCACTCTTGGCCGAGCTGCCGCGGACGGACTTCGCCAAGCTCAAGGCCCTGGCCGAACGGCTTGGCCGCGACCGCTCCGGGGCCGCCTTCCGCACCGCGAGCGATCTGCTGCTCTGGTGGCTGGCGCGCCTGGCCCGGGCCGCGGCCCAGGGCCGGCAGCCGGAGGAGATCGTGGCCGGGGAGGGCGCCCTGCTCGGCCGTCTGCTGGCCCAGGGCAATCTTGCGCAGGCCGCGAGCCTGTGGGAGAAGTTGCACCGCCTGTTCGGCCGTGCCGAGGCGGTCAACCTCGACCGCCGGCAGGTCTTCATGGCCGCCTTCCAAGAGCTCGAGGCCCTCGCGGCCTGA
- a CDS encoding pilus assembly protein TadG-related protein, with amino-acid sequence MRSFFQSRFRPAVGRFAKAEDGTAIVLLGFSVFVLVGAAGLAFDAGRGYMLNARLSQAVDAAALAGGRSLSIGGGGDYKAIIKKYFKANLPDGYMGADVQEPTITLSTEGDEIEVFATATVPTTLMRVLGSKSMKIDARAVVHRAVKGMEVALVLDNSGSMSGSKMGDLKDSSKLLVDILYGDNETVEDLYVSLVPFSGRTNVKDQVEIHPTSPPNPDYVCLDMRSGTFAEDDTPPATSPFGHFSNGEYTHENDPGKYKSKVCPKAQVTPLIQPKTSVKSAIDAMQAKGCTRYDIGSVWGWRNISPEWRAVWSGSSASLPLDYEEADMEKAIIIMTDGANTPDCLQDVQTQEETEQAFARICADMKANGIVIYTITFKLDDPDTNTLFRECASGAERYFKSPSGDQLEAAFTAIANDLSTLRLSQ; translated from the coding sequence ATGCGCTCGTTCTTTCAATCCCGGTTTCGCCCGGCGGTGGGCCGCTTCGCCAAGGCGGAAGACGGTACGGCCATCGTCCTTCTCGGGTTTTCGGTCTTCGTCCTTGTCGGCGCGGCCGGCCTGGCCTTCGACGCCGGGCGCGGTTACATGCTCAACGCCAGGCTGAGCCAGGCCGTGGACGCCGCCGCCTTGGCCGGCGGCCGCTCGCTCAGCATCGGCGGCGGCGGTGACTACAAGGCGATCATCAAGAAGTATTTCAAGGCCAACCTGCCCGACGGATACATGGGCGCCGACGTTCAGGAGCCCACGATCACGCTCAGCACCGAAGGCGACGAGATCGAGGTCTTCGCCACGGCCACGGTGCCGACCACCCTGATGCGGGTTCTGGGCTCCAAGAGCATGAAGATCGACGCCCGGGCCGTCGTCCACCGGGCGGTCAAGGGTATGGAAGTCGCGCTGGTGCTCGACAACTCAGGCTCCATGTCCGGCAGCAAGATGGGCGACCTCAAGGACTCCTCGAAGCTCCTGGTCGACATTCTCTACGGCGACAACGAGACGGTCGAAGACCTCTATGTCTCGCTGGTTCCTTTCTCGGGCCGGACCAACGTGAAGGACCAGGTGGAGATCCATCCGACGTCCCCGCCGAACCCGGACTACGTTTGCCTCGACATGCGCAGCGGGACCTTCGCCGAGGACGACACGCCCCCGGCGACAAGTCCCTTCGGGCACTTCTCGAACGGCGAATACACCCACGAGAACGATCCCGGCAAGTACAAGAGCAAGGTCTGTCCGAAAGCCCAGGTTACGCCGCTGATCCAGCCCAAGACGTCGGTCAAGTCCGCGATCGACGCCATGCAGGCGAAGGGCTGCACCCGCTACGACATCGGTTCGGTGTGGGGCTGGCGCAACATCTCGCCCGAATGGCGGGCTGTCTGGTCCGGCTCCAGCGCCAGCCTGCCCCTGGACTATGAAGAGGCCGACATGGAGAAGGCGATCATCATCATGACCGATGGCGCCAACACGCCGGACTGTCTCCAGGACGTCCAGACCCAGGAGGAGACCGAGCAGGCCTTCGCCCGGATCTGCGCCGATATGAAGGCCAACGGCATCGTGATCTACACGATCACCTTCAAGCTCGACGATCCCGACACCAACACCCTGTTCCGCGAATGCGCCTCGGGCGCGGAGCGCTACTTCAAGTCGCCCTCGGGCGACCAGCTGGAGGCCGCCTTCACGGCGATCGCCAACGACCTCTCGACCCTGAGGCTGAGCCAGTAG
- a CDS encoding septal ring lytic transglycosylase RlpA family protein translates to MSRFWESSGRCHSSHRLAVLAAAAVWLSGCSETQVAVHSVEESKKARPERPAPAAGHYKIGKPYQIQGTWYYPRIQYDYDETGIASWYGPGFDGKPTANGETYDQEALTAAHRTLPMPSMVRVTNLENGRSLRLKVNDRGPFARGRIIDVSRQAAELLGFQEAGTAKVRVELIEAESRRLAAAAQSRQDDDPAPLAVPTVAVAVVPLAPSASAPPPTPNDSAAIGGGSLRAAEPLADRGRLDFIADNAMPQPDGVVTIRSERADRLYVQAGSFMYFHNANRLRVRLTPLGRPSIAPTIVDGRHFFRVRFGPLASIEDADRLFSSLLSKGYNDARIVVE, encoded by the coding sequence TTGAGCCGGTTCTGGGAAAGCTCAGGGCGGTGCCACTCGAGCCACCGGCTCGCCGTGCTGGCCGCCGCTGCCGTCTGGCTGAGCGGTTGCAGCGAGACCCAGGTGGCGGTCCACAGCGTCGAGGAGAGCAAAAAGGCCAGGCCCGAGCGGCCGGCCCCCGCAGCCGGGCACTACAAGATCGGCAAGCCCTATCAGATCCAAGGCACCTGGTACTACCCACGGATTCAGTACGACTACGACGAGACGGGGATCGCCTCCTGGTACGGCCCCGGCTTCGACGGCAAGCCGACGGCCAACGGCGAGACCTACGATCAGGAAGCCCTGACGGCCGCGCATCGGACCCTGCCGATGCCGTCCATGGTTCGGGTGACCAATCTCGAGAACGGCCGCTCGCTCAGGCTCAAGGTCAACGATCGCGGGCCCTTCGCGCGCGGCCGAATCATCGACGTCTCTCGTCAGGCCGCCGAGCTCCTGGGATTTCAGGAGGCCGGGACCGCAAAGGTGAGGGTCGAACTGATCGAAGCGGAGAGCCGCCGCCTCGCCGCCGCGGCCCAATCGCGGCAGGACGACGACCCGGCGCCCCTGGCGGTGCCGACTGTGGCGGTGGCCGTGGTGCCCCTGGCGCCATCGGCCTCCGCGCCGCCGCCGACTCCGAACGACAGCGCTGCGATCGGCGGCGGGTCGCTGAGAGCCGCCGAGCCCTTGGCAGATCGCGGGCGCCTGGATTTCATCGCCGACAACGCGATGCCGCAGCCGGACGGAGTTGTGACGATCCGTTCAGAGCGGGCCGACCGGCTCTATGTGCAGGCCGGATCCTTCATGTATTTCCACAACGCCAATCGGCTTCGGGTCCGCCTGACCCCGCTGGGACGGCCCTCGATCGCGCCCACGATCGTCGACGGCCGGCATTTTTTCCGGGTTCGCTTCGGGCCGCTGGCCTCGATCGAGGACGCGGATCGCCTGTTCAGCTCGCTGCTGTCGAAAGGCTACAACGACGCCCGCATCGTGGTGGAATGA
- a CDS encoding pilus assembly protein TadG-related protein: MKIAATQRLRDRPASFLRDEGGSGLALIAWSMLTLAAASGLAFDAGRGYLIKAKLGQAVDAAALAGGRALAARDGARYESQIIKYFRANFPDGYLGVAVAETELDIRLRGEKIEVTASVEVPTTLLRTVNIRGFTVSASAAVNRTVRGLEIAMVLDNSGSMNGRKLRELKAAADILVEALYGDGGTADNVYVSLVPFTARANVKGQDKVHPGKSPNKDYVCFDVRPGTHAVGDSNPVDMPFEHYSGTLSADRNPKAYADKICPKSAVQPLTRKRAEVEGAIRDMKAKGCTRYDLGAAWGWRALSPKWRGFWQGVEFEQPFEYGEQGLSKAVIIMTDGENTPKDCALDLESKQETEAMFVEACQGMKTEGIIVYTITFQVEDETTNAIFESCASGRARAFRSPDGAELISAFEEIAGDLSTLRLVQ; this comes from the coding sequence ATGAAGATCGCGGCGACTCAACGACTGCGGGACCGTCCAGCAAGCTTCCTTCGCGACGAGGGGGGCTCCGGCCTCGCTCTGATCGCGTGGTCGATGCTGACCTTGGCGGCCGCCTCGGGCCTCGCTTTCGATGCCGGCCGCGGCTACCTCATCAAGGCCAAGCTCGGCCAGGCCGTCGATGCCGCAGCGCTCGCCGGCGGCCGGGCGCTGGCCGCCCGGGACGGCGCCCGCTACGAGTCCCAGATTATCAAGTATTTCAGGGCGAACTTCCCCGACGGCTATCTGGGCGTCGCGGTCGCCGAGACCGAGCTCGACATCCGGTTGCGGGGCGAGAAGATCGAGGTCACCGCCTCGGTCGAGGTGCCGACGACGTTGCTGCGGACGGTCAACATCCGGGGCTTCACCGTCTCGGCCAGCGCAGCGGTCAACCGCACGGTGCGAGGCCTGGAGATCGCCATGGTGCTCGACAACTCCGGTTCCATGAATGGTCGCAAACTCAGAGAGTTGAAGGCAGCCGCGGATATTCTGGTCGAAGCCCTCTACGGCGACGGTGGGACGGCCGACAACGTCTACGTGTCCCTGGTGCCCTTCACCGCCCGCGCCAACGTCAAGGGCCAGGACAAGGTCCACCCGGGCAAGTCGCCCAACAAGGACTACGTCTGCTTCGACGTGCGTCCCGGCACCCACGCGGTGGGTGACAGCAATCCCGTCGACATGCCCTTCGAGCACTACTCCGGGACCCTCTCGGCCGACAGGAACCCCAAGGCCTATGCCGACAAGATCTGCCCGAAATCGGCCGTTCAACCCCTCACACGAAAGCGGGCCGAGGTCGAGGGCGCGATCAGGGACATGAAGGCGAAGGGCTGCACCCGCTACGACCTCGGGGCGGCCTGGGGCTGGCGCGCGCTCTCGCCCAAGTGGCGTGGCTTTTGGCAGGGCGTGGAGTTCGAGCAGCCCTTCGAGTACGGCGAGCAGGGCCTCTCCAAGGCGGTCATCATCATGACCGATGGCGAGAACACGCCCAAGGACTGTGCCCTCGATCTGGAGAGCAAGCAGGAAACCGAGGCGATGTTCGTCGAGGCCTGCCAGGGGATGAAGACCGAGGGCATCATCGTCTACACCATCACCTTCCAGGTCGAGGACGAGACCACCAACGCGATCTTTGAGAGCTGTGCGTCCGGAAGGGCCCGGGCCTTTCGCTCGCCCGACGGCGCCGAGCTGATCTCGGCCTTCGAGGAAATCGCCGGCGATCTCTCGACCCTGCGCCTGGTGCAGTAG
- the tmk gene encoding dTMP kinase has product MAEARFITFEGGEGAGKSTQVGLLAAALRAEGLAVAETREPGGSPGAEQIRNLLVDGPAERWLPLTEALLHSAARAEHLARTVRPALAAGTWVLCDRFTDSTLAYQGYGHKLGTAPVEALRGLVAERPRPDLTLVIDLPVELGLARAGARAGGAARYEAMGTAFHQRVREGFQAIARAEPERCALIDGRGDADAVHRAVCKAVTERLGLILP; this is encoded by the coding sequence ATGGCGGAGGCGAGGTTCATTACTTTCGAAGGCGGCGAGGGCGCCGGCAAATCGACCCAGGTCGGGCTGCTGGCCGCCGCCTTGCGGGCCGAGGGTCTGGCCGTGGCCGAGACCCGCGAGCCCGGCGGCAGCCCCGGCGCCGAGCAGATCCGCAACCTCCTGGTCGACGGCCCGGCGGAACGCTGGCTGCCGCTGACCGAAGCGCTGCTGCACTCCGCCGCCCGGGCCGAGCACCTGGCGCGGACCGTCCGCCCGGCGCTGGCCGCCGGCACTTGGGTGCTCTGCGACCGTTTCACCGATTCGACCCTGGCCTACCAGGGCTACGGCCACAAGCTCGGCACGGCCCCGGTCGAGGCCTTGCGCGGACTGGTGGCCGAGCGCCCGCGGCCGGACCTCACCCTGGTCATCGACCTGCCGGTCGAGCTGGGCCTGGCCCGGGCCGGCGCGCGCGCCGGCGGGGCGGCGCGCTACGAGGCCATGGGAACTGCCTTTCACCAGCGGGTCCGTGAGGGCTTTCAGGCGATCGCCCGGGCGGAGCCGGAGCGCTGCGCCTTGATCGACGGCCGCGGCGATGCCGATGCGGTGCACCGCGCCGTCTGCAAAGCCGTCACCGAGCGCCTGGGGCTAATCCTGCCATGA
- the metG gene encoding methionine--tRNA ligase yields the protein MSAADKTPYYITTAISYVNGAPHLGHAYEAIATDVMARFKRLDGYDVHFLTGTDEHGQKVEQFAGAAGKEPKAFCDEIAGLFRAMGGYLDISNDDFIRTTEARHVTSSQAIWRKLEAAGDIYLGKYAGWYSVRDEAFFAEDELTKDGEGRFLAPSGAPVDWVEEPTYFFRLSAYADKLLAHYAANPDFILPHYRRNEVENFIKQGLLDLSISRTTFRWGIPVPGDADHIMYVWLDALTNYITGVGYPDEDCEAFKTYWPADLHVIGKDILRFHTIYWPAFLMSAGLPLPKRVFAHGFLNVEGQKMSKSLGNVLSPQAIVEEFGLDQLRYYLLREVPFGNDGSISRESLIRRSNSDLANDFGNLGQRILSMIAKNCEGRVPAPGAFADADRALLDQAAGLLDRLRAHYEVQAFHKALEATWELVGAANRYVDEQAPWALRKTDPARMATVLYVGAEVLRHLAIVSQPVMPQSMARLLDQLGVAEADRDAAALPSPLAVGRELPKPQGVFPRFVEEEETAS from the coding sequence ATGTCCGCCGCGGACAAGACGCCGTACTACATCACGACCGCGATCTCCTACGTCAATGGTGCGCCCCACCTGGGGCATGCCTACGAGGCCATCGCGACGGATGTCATGGCGCGCTTCAAGCGGCTGGACGGTTACGACGTGCATTTCCTGACCGGGACCGACGAGCACGGCCAGAAGGTCGAGCAGTTCGCCGGCGCCGCGGGCAAGGAGCCCAAGGCCTTCTGCGACGAGATCGCCGGCCTGTTCCGCGCAATGGGCGGCTACCTCGACATCTCAAACGACGACTTCATCCGGACCACCGAGGCCCGGCATGTCACCTCCAGCCAGGCGATCTGGCGAAAGCTGGAGGCGGCCGGAGACATCTACCTCGGCAAGTACGCCGGCTGGTACTCGGTGCGCGACGAGGCCTTCTTCGCCGAGGACGAGCTGACCAAGGACGGCGAGGGCAGGTTCCTGGCGCCGTCCGGCGCGCCGGTCGACTGGGTCGAGGAGCCGACCTACTTCTTCCGGCTCTCGGCCTACGCCGACAAGCTGCTGGCGCACTACGCGGCCAACCCGGACTTCATTCTGCCGCATTACCGGCGCAACGAGGTCGAGAACTTCATCAAGCAGGGGCTGCTCGACCTCTCGATCTCGCGCACCACCTTCCGCTGGGGCATCCCGGTGCCGGGCGACGCCGACCACATCATGTACGTCTGGCTCGACGCCCTGACCAACTACATCACCGGCGTCGGCTATCCGGACGAGGACTGCGAGGCCTTCAAGACCTACTGGCCCGCAGACCTGCACGTCATCGGCAAGGACATCCTGCGCTTCCACACGATCTACTGGCCGGCCTTCCTGATGTCCGCCGGCCTGCCGCTGCCCAAGCGGGTCTTCGCCCACGGCTTCCTCAACGTCGAGGGCCAGAAGATGTCCAAGTCGCTGGGCAACGTTCTCTCGCCCCAGGCCATCGTCGAGGAATTCGGCCTGGACCAGCTGCGCTATTACCTGCTGCGCGAGGTGCCCTTCGGCAATGACGGCAGCATCTCGCGCGAGAGCCTGATTCGTCGCAGCAACAGCGACTTGGCCAACGACTTTGGCAACCTGGGTCAGCGCATCCTGTCGATGATTGCCAAGAACTGCGAGGGCCGGGTGCCGGCGCCCGGTGCCTTCGCGGACGCCGACCGGGCTCTGCTCGACCAGGCTGCGGGGCTGCTCGACCGGCTGCGCGCGCACTACGAGGTCCAGGCCTTCCACAAGGCGCTGGAAGCGACCTGGGAGCTCGTCGGCGCCGCGAACCGCTACGTTGACGAGCAGGCGCCTTGGGCTTTGAGAAAGACCGATCCGGCCCGGATGGCGACGGTGCTCTACGTCGGCGCCGAGGTGCTGCGCCACCTGGCAATCGTGAGCCAGCCGGTGATGCCGCAGTCCATGGCCCGGCTGCTTGACCAACTCGGCGTCGCGGAAGCGGACCGCGATGCGGCGGCGCTTCCGTCGCCGCTTGCTGTCGGCAGGGAGCTGCCGAAGCCGCAGGGAGTCTTCCCGCGCTTCGTCGAGGAAGAGGAAACGGCCTCCTGA
- a CDS encoding pilus assembly protein TadG-related protein: MRFPMFARARSALHRYKQNEEGTAIVLLGFAVFVLVGAAGLAFDAGRGYMLNARLSQAVDAAALAGGRSLSIGSGGDYKAVIKKYFKANLPDGYMGAEIPDPIIELKGDGDEIEVVATATVPTTLMRVLGSKSMKIDARAVVHRAVKGLEVALVLDNSGSMSGGKMTDLKDSSKLLVDILYGDNDVVEDLYVSIVPFTGRTNLKGHTQVHPVEPPPPSSTYICLDMRGGNFAENDAPPVTNPFDHFSNGPYTWEENSTKHKDRVCPKAAILPLVQSKSTVKTAINGMKAKGCTRYDIGTVWGWRNISPRWQGLWGGSPGSLPLAYEEADMEKAIIIMTDGANTPDCLKDVQTEEQTEQAFSRICADMKANGIVIYTITFKLDDPDTNDLFRTCASGQERYFKSPSSDALETAFTTIANDLSTLRLSQ; encoded by the coding sequence ATGCGGTTCCCGATGTTCGCAAGAGCGCGCTCGGCCCTGCATCGCTACAAGCAGAACGAGGAGGGCACGGCCATCGTACTCCTCGGCTTCGCGGTCTTCGTCCTGGTCGGCGCGGCCGGCCTGGCCTTCGATGCCGGGCGCGGCTACATGCTCAACGCCAGGCTGAGCCAGGCCGTGGACGCCGCCGCCCTGGCCGGCGGCCGCTCGCTCAGCATCGGCAGCGGCGGCGATTACAAGGCAGTTATCAAGAAGTACTTCAAGGCCAACCTGCCCGACGGCTACATGGGCGCCGAAATCCCGGATCCCATCATCGAGCTGAAGGGCGATGGCGACGAGATCGAGGTCGTCGCCACGGCCACGGTGCCGACCACCCTGATGCGGGTCCTGGGCTCCAAGAGCATGAAGATCGACGCCCGGGCCGTGGTCCACCGGGCGGTCAAGGGGCTGGAAGTCGCCCTGGTGCTCGACAACTCAGGCTCGATGTCCGGCGGCAAGATGACCGACCTCAAGGATTCCTCCAAGCTCCTGGTCGACATCCTCTACGGCGACAACGACGTCGTCGAGGACCTCTACGTCTCCATCGTGCCCTTCACCGGCCGGACCAACCTCAAAGGCCACACCCAGGTCCATCCGGTCGAACCGCCGCCGCCGAGCTCGACCTACATCTGCCTCGACATGCGCGGCGGGAACTTCGCCGAGAACGACGCGCCGCCGGTCACCAATCCCTTCGACCACTTCTCCAACGGGCCCTACACCTGGGAAGAGAATTCCACGAAGCACAAGGACAGGGTCTGTCCCAAGGCGGCGATCCTGCCTCTGGTCCAGAGCAAGTCCACGGTCAAGACGGCGATCAACGGCATGAAGGCCAAAGGCTGCACCCGCTACGACATCGGCACGGTCTGGGGCTGGCGGAACATCTCGCCCCGCTGGCAGGGGCTCTGGGGCGGCTCCCCGGGCAGCCTGCCATTGGCCTACGAAGAGGCCGACATGGAGAAGGCGATCATCATCATGACCGATGGCGCCAACACGCCGGACTGCCTGAAGGATGTCCAGACGGAGGAGCAGACCGAGCAGGCCTTCTCCCGGATCTGCGCGGACATGAAGGCCAACGGTATCGTGATCTACACCATCACCTTCAAGCTCGACGATCCCGACACCAACGACCTTTTCCGCACCTGTGCCTCCGGTCAGGAGCGCTACTTCAAGTCGCCCTCCAGCGACGCGCTGGAGACCGCCTTCACGACGATCGCCAACGATCTCTCGACCCTGCGGCTGAGCCAGTAG
- a CDS encoding lytic murein transglycosylase — MAALSTAFSPLAAAQGTFDDFLRELRAEARRQGVSEATLDKALTGLRPNPKIVELDRRQPEFTQTFWGYFDKRLTKERIKRGRQLLVKHRRLLARVYRGYGVPPHYLVAFWGLESNFGDYKGRFGVVEALATLAYDPRRSKFFRVQLIDALRILEQGHIAPDKMLGSWAGAMGHMQFIPSTFKSYAVDFDGDGRRDIWTNLPDAFGSAANYLSRIGWRKEETWGREVRLPKGFDLELAGLGTRRAVSDWARLGIRRSDGKRLPVSQITGSIVLPAGHRGPAFLVYENFRTIMKWNRSVLYALAVGHLADRLKGRSRLLSEPDSSDRPLSRAEVEEIQSRLNTLGFDVGKPDGVAGPLTRRAVRAYQRGAGLPPDGYPSADLLQQLRQASIEPGGDKKEGVN; from the coding sequence GTGGCCGCGTTGAGCACGGCCTTCTCACCGCTGGCCGCGGCCCAGGGGACCTTCGACGACTTCCTGCGCGAGCTGAGAGCCGAGGCCCGCAGGCAAGGCGTTTCAGAGGCGACACTCGACAAGGCGCTGACCGGCTTGCGGCCGAACCCCAAGATCGTCGAGCTCGACCGGCGCCAGCCGGAGTTCACCCAGACGTTCTGGGGCTATTTCGACAAGCGCCTGACCAAGGAGCGGATCAAGCGCGGTCGGCAGCTGCTCGTCAAGCACCGCCGGCTCCTCGCGCGGGTCTACCGCGGGTACGGCGTGCCGCCGCACTACCTCGTGGCCTTCTGGGGGCTGGAAAGCAACTTCGGCGACTACAAGGGCCGCTTTGGGGTCGTCGAAGCCCTGGCGACCCTGGCGTACGACCCTCGGCGCAGCAAGTTCTTCCGGGTCCAGCTCATCGATGCCCTGCGGATCCTGGAGCAGGGGCATATCGCGCCGGACAAGATGCTGGGGTCCTGGGCCGGCGCCATGGGGCACATGCAGTTCATTCCCTCGACCTTCAAGAGCTACGCGGTCGACTTCGACGGCGACGGCCGCCGCGACATCTGGACCAACCTGCCGGACGCCTTCGGATCCGCGGCCAACTACTTGAGCCGCATCGGCTGGCGCAAGGAGGAGACCTGGGGCCGCGAGGTCCGGCTGCCGAAGGGCTTCGACCTCGAGCTGGCCGGGCTCGGGACCCGGCGGGCGGTTTCGGACTGGGCCCGGCTCGGGATACGGCGAAGCGACGGCAAGCGCCTGCCGGTTTCCCAGATCACCGGCTCGATCGTGCTGCCGGCGGGACATCGGGGGCCGGCCTTCCTGGTCTACGAGAACTTCCGCACCATCATGAAGTGGAACCGCTCGGTTCTCTACGCACTGGCGGTCGGGCATCTGGCCGACCGGCTGAAGGGCCGGAGCCGGCTCCTCAGCGAACCGGATTCCTCCGACCGGCCGCTGAGCCGGGCCGAGGTCGAGGAAATCCAGAGTCGCCTGAACACCCTGGGCTTCGACGTCGGGAAACCCGATGGCGTCGCCGGGCCGTTGACGCGGCGGGCGGTGCGCGCCTATCAGCGCGGCGCCGGATTGCCGCCCGACGGCTATCCCTCTGCCGATCTGCTGCAGCAGCTTCGACAGGCATCGATCGAGCCTGGCGGAGACAAGAAGGAGGGCGTCAATTGA